From Pseudobdellovibrionaceae bacterium, a single genomic window includes:
- a CDS encoding YggS family pyridoxal phosphate-dependent enzyme — MSEILKENYTSVQQEIVKICQSCGRNPKDVKLMLVSKTVPVDRIQETIDLGHRLFGENKVQELTEKRAQLPDPNVEFHFIGHLQTNKVKKCLEAASLIHSVDRMSLAEELDKQLKKLNKTMDILIQVNTSAEESKFGVSPESALSLVKEVAPLTTLNIKGLMTLAKFSSQEEEVRPCFKLLKQLAETIRAADIPGVSMDELSMGMSSDYKIAIEEGSTLVRVGTAIFGERKYSDSYYWPENKS, encoded by the coding sequence GTGAGTGAAATATTAAAAGAGAATTACACCAGTGTTCAGCAAGAGATTGTAAAAATATGTCAGTCATGTGGGCGCAACCCCAAAGATGTCAAACTGATGTTAGTGAGCAAAACCGTTCCCGTAGATCGCATTCAAGAGACCATTGATCTGGGGCATCGACTTTTTGGCGAAAATAAAGTGCAAGAACTAACAGAAAAGCGGGCGCAACTTCCCGATCCCAACGTCGAATTTCATTTTATTGGTCATTTGCAAACCAACAAGGTCAAAAAGTGTTTAGAGGCTGCAAGTCTGATCCATTCTGTAGATCGAATGTCACTGGCAGAAGAGTTGGATAAACAGCTTAAAAAATTAAATAAGACCATGGATATTCTTATTCAAGTCAACACCTCTGCAGAGGAGAGTAAGTTTGGTGTCTCTCCAGAGTCTGCATTAAGTCTTGTCAAAGAGGTGGCACCATTAACCACTTTAAATATTAAAGGCCTTATGACACTGGCCAAGTTTTCTTCTCAAGAAGAGGAAGTTCGACCTTGCTTTAAGCTCTTAAAACAATTAGCAGAAACTATTCGTGCCGCAGATATTCCTGGTGTGAGCATGGATGAACTGTCTATGGGGATGTCTTCGGATTATAAGATTGCTATCGAAGAAGGGTCTACGCTTGTTCGTGTGGGCACTGCGATTTTTGGTGAAAGAAAGTATTCCGACTCCTATTACTGGCCTGAAAATAAATCATAA